The Bacteroidales bacterium genome contains the following window.
ATTCCTGTTTTAAATATGTGACGCCGCTTATCAGAAGCTACGATTATGCCATAGCAAATTTTGAATTCACTTTGGGAGGCAAGCCCTATACAGGTTATCCTCAATTCAGTGCGCCCGATGCGATTGTGAATGCATTGTTATTTGCAGGAATTGACATCGTAGGCACTGCTAACAACCACTCCTGCGACCGCGGTAAAAAAGGGATTGAACGTACTATTAAAATTCTTGACAGTTTAGGGTTAAGGCATACAGGAACATTTTTGGATTCTGCAAGCCGTGTACAAAATTATCCCATGATAATTTCAAAAAACGGTATCAAAATAGCTCTTTTAAATTATACATACGGCACCAACAGCCTTGCAGTGCCAAAACCAAATATTGTGAACCTGATAGAAGAGAACCAGATAAAACAGGACCTTCAAGCTGCGCGCGATTCAATGCCCGATAAAATCATTGTGTTTATTCACTGGGGCGATGAGTATAAATCTTATCCAAACGAATACCAGGAATATTATGCTAAATTATTATTTGACCATGGCACCGATATTATAATCGGCATGCATCCTCATGTGATACAGCGTATAGAACGTAAATTTTATCCCGACAGCAACGGCAGGGAAGTTTTTATCGTATATTCTCTTGGCAATTACATCTCAAATCAGCGAGATCGCTACCGGGATGGCGGAATGATGGTGAGCCTGAATCTGGCCAGAAAGAATAAAAAAGTTTGCATTGATAATGCGGGTTATTATCTTACATGGGTTTATACGCCTGTTGAAAACAATAAAAAAAGATTTTATGTGTTGCCTGCAGCGAATTACGAAAACATCAGGGGGATTATGGATACTCTTTCCTGTCAGAAAATGAAATTGTTTCTGAGTGATTCCAGAGAACTGATGAAAAGGGAAAGCATTGGCGCAAATGAAAAGTAAAAAAAAGCCGCTTCATAAGGAGCGGCTTTTTATGAAGTTTTAATCCTAATGCTTTACAACAAATTTCCCTGAAGATTTATTATTTTTTCCTAGTGCGTTATAAAAGTACAGGCCGTCGGGCAGCATGCTAATATTTATGCTGATTTTGCTGTCGCTGTTTAGTTTCCGCTTTATCACTTCATTACCCAGAAGGTCGTAAATAATGATTTCCGTAAATTCCGCATCGCCCTGAATAGTTATAAAATCTCTTGCAGGGTTGGGGAAGAGTCTGGTGTTGCTTGTTTCAAACTCTGCTATGTTGTCAGAAATGTCGAAAGCCCACTCCACATTGGCAACAATAGTGGGTGAATAACGAAACATATTCATCCTGACAACTGGTACGCCAAAACTTTTCATCCACCACAAATACTGCAAGTTTGTGTCTTTTACGGTTATCAGATAATACCATCCGGAATTCTCGTCGTAAGGAGGCGGGAAGCTCGAACAATCGGCATAACCCCAAACCGAATCAATGGATGTGACAGAATCCTTTTGACGAAGCACGGGGAAATTGTTGTTGGGGACTATCATAGTACCCCATGCATCAATTACGCTTGTTTTATACTGGTGATGTTTAATATGAACAGTGTCAATAGGTATCTGTAAGGTAAATCCCCCAATAATAGTATCGTAAAATAAATTTGATGCAGCAGACTTTGTATTGCCAAAGCTGTACCCCGACCAAGTGTCGCCGTAATTGGCTGGCAGGGGCAATACGGTATCCGGAATACTAAGTATCAGCTTTAACGAGTCGTTAGAATTCATGTAATCTTTGATAATTCCTTGCATTGTAAGGCCTGAGGGAGTGCTGTTAAAAAAATACACATTGATGGCGCTGTCCCAAATAGTGGCGACATTTGCTGCAGGAAAGTCGTTGTGCATAGGAATGGTAGCAGCATTCACAAGGTCAATGGTGAATGTGTCAATCGTAGCATCCAGCGCTGCAAAATCCCAGGTGATATTTGCTCCGGCATTACCTGGTGTTATGGTTACATCAACTCCTGTGTCGTTTCTGAACTCATAGGTTTTTAACGGTTCTCCCAAATCACTGAAATTTAATGAAATGGGGGTTTGTGCATAAGCCATACCGAAGCTTATTAAACATACAAACAATAGAAATTTTTTCATAATGTTACAGTTTAAAGATTTATACAAATGTATAAATAAATTTTAAAATCAAATTTTTTATATGCTGTTTTTTATGTTTTGGTTTTTGCTTTCGTACATAGAGTAAATTGTATCTTTGCAAACTTCGTATGATGAAAGACCTCACAACCGGAAAAGAAAGCAGGGTGATTGTTAATTTTGCCCTCCCGATGCTGCTGGGCAATGTTTTTCAGCAATCGTATAACATTGTTGACAGTATAATTGTAGGGAATTATCTTGGAGAGAAAGCCTTGGCTGCTGTCGGAGCATCTTTTCCGGTAATCTTTGTGCTTATCTCCCTGGTCATTGGAGTATCGGTTGGTTCTACAATTATTATTGCCCAGTTTTTCGGAGCGAAAGATTTTGAAAATATAAAAAAATCTGTTGACAGCCTTTTAATATTTTTGTTTTTTGCCGCTATTTTCATCACCATTTTCGGCCTAATTTTCAGCGAGCATATTTTTCGTTCTATGAACCTTCCCGAAGAAATAATACCCGATGCTGTCAGCTATTTTAATATTTTGTTATATGGCCTTATACTGATGTTTGGGTTTAATGCAATCAGTTCTGTACTTCGCGGGTTGGGTGATTCAAAAACACCCCTGTACTTTCTTATTATCTCTACAGTGCTGAATATCGTCCTGGTAATATTGTTTGTGAAGGTTTTTGGCTGGGGTATAGAAGGCTCGGCTATTGCAACAGTGATAGCTCAGGGAGTTTCTTTTGTACTTAGTGTCCTGTATCTGAATCGCTTTCATGACATCATCAGATTTTCATTCTTTGACATAAAATTTCATCGGGAAATATTTTTAACAAGCCTTAAAATAGGCATTCCTTCAGGTTTGCAGCAGACTTTCGTAGCTTTGGGTATGATGGCATTGCTGAGGTTTGTGAACGCATTTGGCACGGATACCATAGCTGCATATACGGTTGCAGGGCGTATTGATGCTTTTGCAATGCAGCCCGCCATGAACTTTTCAATGGCACTGTCAACCTTTGTGGGGCAAAACATGGGCGCTAATAAGATTGACAGGGTAAAAAAAGGGTATAGAACCACCTTGTTGATAACGGCAACATTTTCAATTATTATAACTTTTGTAGCCATATTATTCGGCTCGCAAATCATGTCATTATTTACACCTAAAGCCGAAGTAATATCTATCGGACATTCCTACTTAGTTATTGTGTGTTCATTCTATGTATTGTTTTCGACCATGATAACCACACAGGGGCTGATACGTGGTGCCGGCGATACGCTGATTCCGATGTTTATCACGTTGTTTTCGCTCTGGATACTTAGAATACCACTGTCATATATATTTTCTCGTTTTATGGGCCCCGACGGAATCTGGTGGAGCATACCTATTGCCTGGGCTTTCGGAATGATAGCTTCAGGAATATATTATTTCAGCGGCAGGTGGAAAAATAAAGTGGTAACAGGAACTATCAAGCGCTAAAGGGGATAATTGGTAACGGATTACTATTTGTTTTCGCTGGGCTCAATATGAATATATACTTCAATATAATCCAGCACATCCTCTATTTCGTTCTCAATCCGGTCGCAAAGTTCATGGGACTCATTTACAGTAATTGTTCCGGGAACTTCAAGGTGCAGATCCACATATCTCATGTTTCCCGCCTTGCGGGTACGTAGTTTATGAAAACTCATGCCTTCGGAAAGGTTATTATTGATAGCATTTTTGATGATGTTTATTTCCTTTTCAGGTAAAGGGGCATCCAAAAGGGGTGAAAATGCTTTTTTTAACAGAATATAAGATTTCTGTAAAATCATTAAGGCGACCAGAATAGCGATGATAGGGTCAAGCACTTTAATACCGGTTATCCATATTAATATCAAACCTAATGCAACTCCCAGTGAGGTATATACATCTGTTTTCAGGTGCAATCCGTCGGCTTCTAGTGCTACGGAGTCTGTTTCTTTGCCAACCTTGTATAACCTTTTTGAAACGATATAGTTAACCACAGCGGATATTCCCATGACCAGTGTGCCTATACCTAACTGTTCGGGTAGTGTAGGGTGAGTTATTTTCTGAAGGGCTTCATAAATTATCCACCCTGCTGCACCAAATATCAGCAACGCTTCAATTACACCTGATACATTTTCATATTTGCCATGACCATAAGGATGGTTTTTATCCGGTGGCAATCCTGATATTTTTACTGAAAAAAAAGCTATTACAGCTGCCAGCAGGTCCATGCCCGAATGTATGGCTTCTGAAATGATGCTGACCGAGCCGCTGATGATGCCGGCAGTGACTTTAAGTATTATAAGTGTGATGTTTGAGAAAATGGAAAGTGATGCCGTTTTTACTTTTTTCCGTTGTAAGACTGCATTTGACATGATGACTTTTTTAAAAGGTTATTTCAACAGGGTTGTATAAGTACAAATATAAATAAAATTGTATAGTGTCTGAAATGATATTATTTAACTGCCGTGATGGTATAGCCCCGTAATTCGAGCAGCTTCAAAACACCATTTTCGCCGGGCAGGTGGGCTGCCCCCACGGCAATAAAACAGCTCTTCGATTTAATTTTCTCTTCTATGTGCGAAATCCAGTTTTGGTTGCGTTTGAAAATAAAGTTCTCATTGAATTCGCTGTTTGAATCGGCGCTTTTTACCACAAAATCGTACAATTTCGACAAATCCTGCTGTTTGTATGCAGCTATCATATCATTAAAAAGTTGTTCTGTTTCTTTATAATTTTTTATTTCGTTTACCAATGTTTTTGCCTGTTCTTCTATGGGGGTTGTGTCAACAAGCGAGAGCTGAAAGTCAATGGTTTCAAGTCCATCGGAAGCTATGCCGTTTTTTTTGGCTATTTTGTACAATTCCTGCTCATAAGCTTTCACTTTGCCTGCAAGTTGTTTGGCAAGGATGCTGCTGATATAAAAAGGTTTCAATCTTATGTATTTTTCAAGCCTTGATTTTTTTATGTGAAGCGAATCTATAATGTATTTACTGAAATCTGAATATTCTTCTTCGGTAACATAATCGCGAAGAGTTTTGCCTTCGGGCAGATACATTTGTTTTGCCAGCTCAAGCTGTTGCATTATCGGGATGTTTATATCTATTTCTGTAACAAAACTCTGGCATTCCTTTAGTTTCCTCTCCATGATATCTGTAATAAAAAAGTCCTGCTTTTTTATCATATGAATGGTGCCGAAAATATAAGAGTTTTGAGATAACCCATTTCCTGATATTTCCCATAACAATGAATTTTGCTGTTGTGCGATACAACTTAGAACAAATACAACTGCAACAACTGATAAAATAATTTTTCTGAACATAAAGTTTTTTTTACAAAAGTAGTATTTTACCTGTTTTCCTGTAATATTTCATTTATCTGTCAATTGCTATTTGAGAAAAACAGGTGATAGTGAAAAAATTATTAATTTTATGCTATAGAAAATAAAACTAAAAAAATAATTATGAATAAATCCATTTCATCAGGACAGAATTTTGGTAAAGAAAACTTGAAAACTTACGAAATAACGGCGAGGTTTTCAAACCCAGATAAGAAAATAACGGTTGGGGATATAGATATGATAAAATACCGCTTCGAATCAATTTTTAAGCCGCTGCACATATCAAACTACCTTACTCGATACATTACTATGAATGAATTGGGAGGTTCTGTAATTTTTCATGTCCTCTATGAAAATAGTGTATATCTTATTGTTGAGGATGATTGGAGAATTATTAATGACGATTCGGAATCCCTGATATCGCAACTGGAAACCTTGTTTACCCCCTTACTGGATTAGATGAGTGTTTTTGGTATGTTTTTGAATTATTTTGTGTTCATCCTCTTTTCCTAAATATTAAAATCATTTAATTACCCTTTCCTTTGTTAACAAAGAGTTGTTAATTAAATAAAGGCCTTTTATTTATAATACATTCATAATGAATATAAATTTGTTCTGGCGATGCTTATCATACCCTTAAAAAAGGTGATACTTCCGGTTCTGATGTATTTTTGCTCAATCTGACCGTCAGGAAGTTATGGTCTTAACAGCACACAGGTTATTTTAATTTTTTTGGCATCTTAAAAATATAACATATTAAAAATTCAAAGGATTAAAGTTGAAAACGTTTTTCAGAGCAATTATCTTTTTAATACTTATTAATTGTTTTTGTTTTTGCGGCAACGACAGGAATAAAAAAGATTCACGTACTGTTTTTCGTTACAACGAATCTTCCGGGATTTCAACCCTTGACCCCGCTTTTGCCAAAGACCAGGCACATATCTGGGTATGCAATCAATTATATAACGGATTGGTGCAGCCTGATGATTCTATGCACATCAAACCATGCATTGCAAAATCCTGGGAGGTTTCTGATGATGGGCTGACATATACTTTTATTTTACGTAAAGATGTTTTTTTTCACGACGATGTCGTTTTTTCATCCGGTAAGGGGCGCAGGGTGATGGCTGAAGATTTTGTGTATAGCTTTAGCCGTATTGCTGATGACAATGTGGCTTCGCCTGGAAGCTGGATTTTTAATGATGTCTCAAGAGATTCATCAGGAAAGTGTATGTTTCTGGCATACAACGACACTACATTTGTTGTTAAGCTCCAGGAGCCTTTCCCCCCCTTTTTAAGCCTGCTCCAAATGCAGTATTGCTCTGTAATACCTCGCGAAGTTGTTGATTACTATGGGAAAGATTTTCGCAGCCATGCTGTAGGCACAGGGCCTTTCAGACTGAAAATGTGGAAGGAAAATCAGCGGCTGATACTTATAAAAAACGGCAACTATTTTGAAATAGAGTCTGGCCAGCGTCTTCCATACCTTGATGCAGTGTCCATTTCGTTTATTGCCGACAAACAATCGGCTTTTCTGGAGTTTGTCCGCGGAAATTTAGATTTTATGTCAGGAGTAGCACCAAGTTATATTGACGAATTGATAAGCAAAAACGGTAATTTAAGCGGAAAGTATAAAGATAAAATCAACCTGACATTGCAGCCTTATTTAAATACGGAATACCTTGGTTTTATGGTGGATGAAAACCTTTCTGAGAACAAGAATAACCCGCTATTAAAAAAAGAAGTTCGGCAAGCTATTAATTATGGTTTTGACAGAAAGAAAATGATAAAATACCTTCGCAACAGCATAGGCACACCCGGAATATATGGAATAGTTCCTGTAGGTATACCTTACTATGATACAAGCCTGTATAAGAGATATACATACAATCCTGACAAGGCCAGAGAATTGCTTGCCATTGCAGGTTATCCCCATGGTAAAGGCCTTCCCGAAATCACTCTTTCAGCAACAGCTTCGTATCGTGACCTTTGCGAATATATTCAGCATCAGCTGGATGAAATAGGAATAAAAATCAAGGTTGACGAAAATCAACCCGCGATGCTTCGAGAAATGATAGCAAAATCCAAGGTGAGTTTTTTCAGGGCTTCATGGATTGCCGATTATCCTGATATGGAAAATTACCTCTCGTTGTTTTATTCGCCGAATTTTTGTCCGAAAGGGCCAAATTATACCCATTTCTCTAACAAAAAATTTGATTCTCTTTTTGAGAAAGCAAGAACAATAAACAACGACAGCATACGTACCCGCTTGTATGCCGAAATGGATAATATCATAATAGAGGAGGCCCCCGTAGTGGTTTTATATTATGATATGGTTCTCAGATTTACGCAAAAAAATATTTCAGGGCTGGGGAGCAACCCTATGAATTTGCTGATACTAAAGAGGGTTAAGAAAACAAAAACAATGTAACAATCTTTTATATTGTTCCTGATTTTTAATGTTAACATAATTATAAGAGATATTCATTTTCTTTTTCAGGAATAAAAATATTGCTGAAACGGTTTTCTTCAAGAATTCTTTTATAATCCATTATCACTTGTTCTTCGCCATGAACTAAAAACATTTTTTTGATATTTTTCTTATCCTGGCAGCTCAGGTAAACTATCATTTCAGCATAATCGCCGTGAGCACTGAATTCTTCAAGAGATGTAATATCTGCCTTTACATCGTAAATATTGCCATGAATAGAAACCTGTTTGTCGCCGCGTT
Protein-coding sequences here:
- a CDS encoding CapA family protein, which encodes MRSPVKIFIVLIIFACSILAFTKITADQTHDYTCGEDDSTMTLLFIGDIMQHQSQIDAAWNDTLQAYIYDSCFKYVTPLIRSYDYAIANFEFTLGGKPYTGYPQFSAPDAIVNALLFAGIDIVGTANNHSCDRGKKGIERTIKILDSLGLRHTGTFLDSASRVQNYPMIISKNGIKIALLNYTYGTNSLAVPKPNIVNLIEENQIKQDLQAARDSMPDKIIVFIHWGDEYKSYPNEYQEYYAKLLFDHGTDIIIGMHPHVIQRIERKFYPDSNGREVFIVYSLGNYISNQRDRYRDGGMMVSLNLARKNKKVCIDNAGYYLTWVYTPVENNKKRFYVLPAANYENIRGIMDTLSCQKMKLFLSDSRELMKRESIGANEK
- a CDS encoding T9SS type A sorting domain-containing protein, whose amino-acid sequence is MKKFLLFVCLISFGMAYAQTPISLNFSDLGEPLKTYEFRNDTGVDVTITPGNAGANITWDFAALDATIDTFTIDLVNAATIPMHNDFPAANVATIWDSAINVYFFNSTPSGLTMQGIIKDYMNSNDSLKLILSIPDTVLPLPANYGDTWSGYSFGNTKSAASNLFYDTIIGGFTLQIPIDTVHIKHHQYKTSVIDAWGTMIVPNNNFPVLRQKDSVTSIDSVWGYADCSSFPPPYDENSGWYYLITVKDTNLQYLWWMKSFGVPVVRMNMFRYSPTIVANVEWAFDISDNIAEFETSNTRLFPNPARDFITIQGDAEFTEIIIYDLLGNEVIKRKLNSDSKISINISMLPDGLYFYNALGKNNKSSGKFVVKH
- a CDS encoding MATE family efflux transporter, producing MMKDLTTGKESRVIVNFALPMLLGNVFQQSYNIVDSIIVGNYLGEKALAAVGASFPVIFVLISLVIGVSVGSTIIIAQFFGAKDFENIKKSVDSLLIFLFFAAIFITIFGLIFSEHIFRSMNLPEEIIPDAVSYFNILLYGLILMFGFNAISSVLRGLGDSKTPLYFLIISTVLNIVLVILFVKVFGWGIEGSAIATVIAQGVSFVLSVLYLNRFHDIIRFSFFDIKFHREIFLTSLKIGIPSGLQQTFVALGMMALLRFVNAFGTDTIAAYTVAGRIDAFAMQPAMNFSMALSTFVGQNMGANKIDRVKKGYRTTLLITATFSIIITFVAILFGSQIMSLFTPKAEVISIGHSYLVIVCSFYVLFSTMITTQGLIRGAGDTLIPMFITLFSLWILRIPLSYIFSRFMGPDGIWWSIPIAWAFGMIASGIYYFSGRWKNKVVTGTIKR
- a CDS encoding cation diffusion facilitator family transporter — translated: MSNAVLQRKKVKTASLSIFSNITLIILKVTAGIISGSVSIISEAIHSGMDLLAAVIAFFSVKISGLPPDKNHPYGHGKYENVSGVIEALLIFGAAGWIIYEALQKITHPTLPEQLGIGTLVMGISAVVNYIVSKRLYKVGKETDSVALEADGLHLKTDVYTSLGVALGLILIWITGIKVLDPIIAILVALMILQKSYILLKKAFSPLLDAPLPEKEINIIKNAINNNLSEGMSFHKLRTRKAGNMRYVDLHLEVPGTITVNESHELCDRIENEIEDVLDYIEVYIHIEPSENK
- a CDS encoding TraB/GumN family protein, with product MFRKIILSVVAVVFVLSCIAQQQNSLLWEISGNGLSQNSYIFGTIHMIKKQDFFITDIMERKLKECQSFVTEIDINIPIMQQLELAKQMYLPEGKTLRDYVTEEEYSDFSKYIIDSLHIKKSRLEKYIRLKPFYISSILAKQLAGKVKAYEQELYKIAKKNGIASDGLETIDFQLSLVDTTPIEEQAKTLVNEIKNYKETEQLFNDMIAAYKQQDLSKLYDFVVKSADSNSEFNENFIFKRNQNWISHIEEKIKSKSCFIAVGAAHLPGENGVLKLLELRGYTITAVK
- a CDS encoding ABC transporter substrate-binding protein, with product MKTFFRAIIFLILINCFCFCGNDRNKKDSRTVFRYNESSGISTLDPAFAKDQAHIWVCNQLYNGLVQPDDSMHIKPCIAKSWEVSDDGLTYTFILRKDVFFHDDVVFSSGKGRRVMAEDFVYSFSRIADDNVASPGSWIFNDVSRDSSGKCMFLAYNDTTFVVKLQEPFPPFLSLLQMQYCSVIPREVVDYYGKDFRSHAVGTGPFRLKMWKENQRLILIKNGNYFEIESGQRLPYLDAVSISFIADKQSAFLEFVRGNLDFMSGVAPSYIDELISKNGNLSGKYKDKINLTLQPYLNTEYLGFMVDENLSENKNNPLLKKEVRQAINYGFDRKKMIKYLRNSIGTPGIYGIVPVGIPYYDTSLYKRYTYNPDKARELLAIAGYPHGKGLPEITLSATASYRDLCEYIQHQLDEIGIKIKVDENQPAMLREMIAKSKVSFFRASWIADYPDMENYLSLFYSPNFCPKGPNYTHFSNKKFDSLFEKARTINNDSIRTRLYAEMDNIIIEEAPVVVLYYDMVLRFTQKNISGLGSNPMNLLILKRVKKTKTM